From Acidimicrobiales bacterium, one genomic window encodes:
- a CDS encoding zinc-binding dehydrogenase, protein MKALRFSRKEARYAAAMVASRLRPGAGAAVGPLDLVDDDPPDLPAEGWHRVWPRLTGICGSDLSTIDGHSSRYFEDFVSFPFVPGHEIVGDMEGGRRVVIEPVLGHAARGFALPFPGASPGDGNDYRHLTRGHLEPGIQTGFCESTGGGWSTEFVAHDSQIHDVPDWMSDELAVTIEPVAGGVHAALRAQVADGDTVAVIGAGPMGLVTVAALRHLTDPGSIMIGAKYPVQRELATEFGADVVTAPGEFGRAVRRATGTFMIGSRLSGGADVVIDAVGSPESIEQAIGLCRPRGRVVLLGMPGRVDIDLTALWHRETELVGTYTYGTETTKDGRVASSFELAMELAGKVAFDKMVSATYPLDRYRDALDHAANAGSRGGVKIAFDLRGEKNRGLPAE, encoded by the coding sequence GTGAAAGCCCTCCGGTTCAGCCGCAAGGAAGCCCGCTACGCCGCCGCCATGGTCGCGTCGCGCCTCCGGCCCGGCGCCGGCGCCGCCGTCGGACCGCTCGATCTCGTCGACGACGACCCACCCGACCTTCCGGCCGAGGGCTGGCACCGGGTGTGGCCCCGCCTCACCGGTATCTGCGGCAGCGATCTCTCGACGATCGACGGCCACAGCTCGCGCTACTTCGAAGACTTCGTGTCGTTCCCGTTCGTCCCCGGCCACGAGATCGTCGGCGACATGGAAGGCGGCCGCCGCGTCGTCATCGAACCCGTCCTCGGCCACGCCGCCCGCGGTTTCGCACTCCCCTTCCCCGGCGCGTCGCCCGGCGACGGCAACGACTACCGGCATCTCACCCGCGGGCACCTCGAGCCCGGAATCCAGACCGGCTTCTGCGAGAGCACCGGTGGTGGATGGTCCACCGAGTTCGTCGCCCACGACAGCCAGATCCACGACGTGCCCGACTGGATGAGCGACGAGCTCGCCGTCACCATCGAACCCGTGGCCGGGGGTGTCCACGCCGCCCTCCGGGCCCAGGTGGCCGACGGCGACACCGTGGCCGTGATCGGCGCGGGGCCGATGGGCCTCGTGACTGTCGCCGCCCTGCGACACCTCACCGACCCGGGCTCGATCATGATCGGCGCCAAGTATCCGGTGCAGCGCGAGCTCGCCACCGAGTTCGGTGCCGACGTGGTGACTGCGCCGGGGGAGTTCGGTCGCGCAGTGCGCAGGGCCACCGGAACGTTCATGATCGGCAGCCGTCTCTCGGGCGGCGCCGACGTGGTGATCGACGCCGTCGGTTCGCCCGAATCGATCGAACAGGCCATCGGTCTGTGCCGGCCGCGGGGCCGGGTCGTCCTGCTGGGCATGCCGGGCCGTGTCGACATCGACCTCACGGCGCTCTGGCACCGCGAGACCGAACTGGTCGGCACCTACACGTACGGAACCGAGACGACGAAGGACGGTCGGGTTGCGTCGAGCTTCGAGCTCGCGATGGAACTGGCCGGCAAGGTCGCGTTCGACAAGATGGTCTCGGCCACGTATCCACTCGACCGCTACCGCGACGCCCTCGATCACGCGGCCAATGCCGGCAGCCGAGGCGGCGTGAAGATCGCCTTCGACCTGCGCGGCGAGAAGAACCGCGGACTCCCCGCCGAATAG
- a CDS encoding phytanoyl-CoA dioxygenase family protein, translating to MSPTSAVSEADRRAFREHGVVALRGVLPLGVVRSLDAPVARAVTGDDATADLSALGDALRDAPPSDGARGRFRSGVDHWLVDDDMRAFATTSPLPAIVASLLETTDLYLYEDSILVKEPGSREPTVFHQDHPYFSVDGDAVCTTWIPLDSVSRETGAMGYVRGSHLDDTEWRPNLFVTRDPIPGTSGTDVPDFHADPDGADIVWIEAEPGDVIVHHARTIHGAGPNQSTTTPRRAVSVRYCGAGVTYTRRALTPKPHHESLADGDPVGPPAFPLVWPA from the coding sequence GTGAGTCCGACGTCGGCCGTCAGTGAGGCGGACCGACGTGCGTTTCGCGAGCACGGTGTCGTCGCACTCCGCGGTGTCCTCCCGCTCGGCGTGGTCCGGTCGCTCGATGCCCCCGTCGCCCGCGCCGTCACCGGCGACGACGCCACCGCCGATCTCTCGGCCCTCGGCGACGCGCTGCGCGACGCTCCCCCGTCCGATGGTGCCCGGGGTCGGTTCCGTTCAGGCGTCGACCACTGGCTGGTCGACGACGACATGCGCGCCTTTGCGACCACATCACCGCTGCCGGCGATCGTGGCCTCATTGCTCGAGACGACCGATCTGTACCTGTACGAGGATTCCATCCTCGTGAAGGAGCCGGGCAGCCGCGAACCCACGGTGTTCCACCAGGACCACCCGTACTTCTCGGTCGACGGCGACGCGGTCTGCACCACATGGATTCCGCTCGACTCCGTGTCGCGCGAAACCGGCGCCATGGGCTACGTCCGCGGCAGCCACCTCGACGACACCGAGTGGCGGCCGAACCTCTTCGTCACCCGCGACCCGATACCCGGAACCAGCGGAACCGATGTGCCCGACTTCCACGCCGACCCGGACGGCGCCGACATCGTGTGGATCGAAGCCGAGCCAGGCGACGTGATCGTGCACCACGCCCGCACGATCCACGGTGCCGGACCCAACCAGTCGACGACGACCCCGCGCCGCGCCGTCTCCGTTCGCTATTGCGGTGCCGGGGTCACCTACACGCGGCGCGCACTGACCCCGAAGCCCCACCACGAGTCGCTCGCCGACGGCGACCCCGTGGGTCCGCCGGCGTTCCCCCTTGTCTGGCCGGCGTAG
- a CDS encoding sigma-70 family RNA polymerase sigma factor, with the protein MARDFDDFFRSSYDLTVRGLELDGTRRDDAHDAAQEAYVRAYARWWRVGHYKEPAAWVRRVAVNIVRDQHRHRTVRENSLPKLAAEPVSVPAHGSDSIEGLDEALDLLPAQQRKAVDLFYGAGFSTDEAADRMGISPGAFRFHLSRARSSLKPRMADQLGRHEMAPCRQEVVR; encoded by the coding sequence ATGGCCCGAGATTTCGACGACTTCTTCCGATCGTCCTACGACCTGACGGTCCGGGGGCTGGAACTCGACGGCACCCGCCGTGACGACGCCCACGACGCCGCCCAGGAGGCGTACGTCCGCGCTTATGCCCGATGGTGGCGGGTCGGTCACTACAAGGAACCGGCCGCGTGGGTGCGTCGCGTGGCGGTCAACATCGTGCGCGATCAGCATCGTCACCGGACGGTCCGGGAGAACTCGCTGCCGAAGCTCGCGGCGGAACCGGTCTCGGTTCCGGCACACGGCAGCGACTCGATCGAGGGACTCGACGAGGCCCTCGATCTGCTGCCGGCCCAGCAGCGCAAAGCCGTCGACCTCTTCTACGGGGCAGGTTTCAGCACCGACGAGGCGGCCGACCGCATGGGCATCTCGCCCGGCGCGTTCCGCTTCCACCTGAGCCGAGCCCGTTCTTCTCTCAAGCCACGCATGGCCGACCAGCTCGGCCGACACGAGATGGCCCCCTGCCGTCAGGAAGTAGTGCGATGA
- a CDS encoding SDR family NAD(P)-dependent oxidoreductase, whose translation MDATQLHSLLDFSGRTAIVTGGTRGIGRSVAEGLAAAGANVVVASRKADACADTQAHLESMGAAALGVPTNMGDADAADQLVAAAIDRFGGLDIVINNAANALAAPVGQQSDATWQKSFEVNLRGPALLIQAAVPHLEKADHAAVVNVISVGAFQFARGVAMYAAMKAGLLSVTRSFAGELAGKGIRVNALAPGPVDTDMTRNLGEGAPAAMGAGTLLGRPAHADEMVGPALFLAGRASSYMTGQVLVVDGGMHPH comes from the coding sequence ATGGACGCCACGCAACTGCACAGCCTGCTCGACTTCTCCGGCCGGACGGCCATCGTCACCGGAGGAACCCGCGGTATCGGCCGGTCCGTGGCCGAAGGTCTGGCCGCGGCCGGGGCCAACGTGGTAGTCGCCAGCCGCAAGGCCGACGCCTGCGCCGACACGCAGGCCCATCTCGAGTCGATGGGGGCAGCCGCGCTGGGTGTCCCGACGAACATGGGCGACGCCGATGCCGCCGATCAGCTGGTCGCCGCAGCGATCGATCGCTTCGGCGGGCTCGACATCGTCATCAACAACGCGGCCAACGCGCTGGCTGCGCCGGTCGGTCAACAAAGCGATGCGACCTGGCAGAAGTCTTTCGAGGTCAACCTGCGCGGTCCGGCGCTCCTGATCCAGGCCGCGGTGCCCCACCTCGAGAAGGCCGACCATGCCGCCGTGGTCAATGTCATCAGTGTCGGCGCCTTCCAGTTCGCCCGCGGCGTCGCGATGTATGCGGCGATGAAGGCCGGGCTGCTGTCCGTGACGCGTTCGTTCGCCGGGGAGCTGGCCGGAAAGGGCATCCGGGTCAACGCCCTCGCGCCCGGGCCGGTCGACACCGACATGACCCGCAACCTCGGCGAGGGCGCTCCTGCGGCGATGGGCGCGGGCACCCTGCTCGGTCGTCCGGCGCACGCCGACGAGATGGTTGGCCCCGCGCTCTTCCTCGCCGGCCGGGCATCGAGCTACATGACCGGCCAGGTCCTGGTCGTCGACGGGGGCATGCACCCCCACTGA
- a CDS encoding nucleoside hydrolase, producing MRRFLIDTDTASDDAVAILMALRHPEIQVEALTVVCGNVGLDQAVQNALYTVELCGADVPVHPGAARPMMRTLETADYVHGADGMGDCGLPLHGRIPAEGRGADVIVDTILGAPGEITLVTLGPLTNVALAVLRAPEIVDAVDRVVVMGGTGVHGPGNVSAMAEYNFWADPEAAQIVVRSGLPLELVGWDISISSAVVDADRHARMRAVGTKYSDFAVDIAQVVRRYAMAYGLEGDDLPDPIAMAHAIDPAPAEMTRLWVDVMVGDGPQRGVLDVDQIGITDGVPNLDLVTHYPTEHFFGMLFELLQD from the coding sequence ATGCGCCGCTTCCTGATCGACACCGACACCGCCTCCGACGATGCCGTCGCCATCCTCATGGCGCTGCGTCATCCCGAGATCCAGGTCGAGGCCCTGACCGTGGTGTGCGGCAACGTCGGCCTCGATCAGGCGGTCCAGAACGCGCTCTACACCGTCGAGCTGTGCGGGGCCGACGTGCCCGTCCACCCGGGCGCTGCTCGCCCCATGATGCGCACGCTCGAGACGGCGGACTATGTGCACGGGGCCGACGGAATGGGCGACTGCGGTCTCCCGCTCCACGGCCGCATTCCGGCGGAGGGACGCGGTGCCGATGTCATCGTCGACACCATCCTCGGCGCCCCCGGCGAGATCACCCTCGTCACCCTCGGACCGCTGACGAATGTCGCCCTCGCCGTGTTGCGGGCGCCCGAGATCGTCGACGCCGTCGATCGGGTCGTCGTCATGGGCGGCACCGGGGTCCACGGCCCCGGCAACGTCTCGGCGATGGCGGAATACAATTTCTGGGCCGACCCCGAGGCAGCGCAGATCGTGGTGCGGTCCGGCCTGCCGCTCGAGCTCGTCGGGTGGGACATCTCGATCTCGTCGGCGGTGGTCGACGCCGACCGCCATGCGCGGATGCGGGCCGTGGGAACCAAGTACTCGGACTTCGCCGTCGACATCGCACAGGTGGTGCGGCGCTACGCGATGGCCTACGGGCTGGAAGGCGACGATCTTCCCGACCCGATCGCCATGGCGCACGCCATCGATCCCGCTCCCGCCGAGATGACCCGGCTGTGGGTCGATGTGATGGTGGGTGACGGTCCGCAACGCGGGGTGCTCGACGTCGACCAGATCGGCATCACCGACGGTGTCCCCAACCTCGATCTGGTGACCCACTATCCGACCGAGCACTTCTTCGGGATGCTGTTCGAGCTCCTCCAGGACTGA
- a CDS encoding MMPL family transporter: protein MFSRLGRSAVRHRGAALGLSVAVVVASVVFGVGVLDRLAGSGFDDPDSDSVAARAELDRLFDTGFTDAAFLLTVRDAAGADSPAVDSPEATAAGLAFTEEIASMEGTDDVVSYWSAGSPPSLRSRDGTRALLLVRFPGDANDPVREELSIRLTEDFVLAARGPLDVQIGGRDPVFERIGMAAESDLATAELIAIPITLLLLLVVFRSLVAALVPALVGVATIIGALLVLYLVTLFTDVSIFAINLVATLGLGLAIDYSLLIVTRYREERASGLDVDAAVVRTVETAGRTVAFSGLTVAVSLSALLVFPIYFLRSFAYAGIGVIGFALLLSVVALPAALSLLGDRIEAGAVRRRRIRRHGISVWREQADRVVDHPWRYLVLGAVGLAAMAVPFLGVEWGESDHRSLAPDDPVRATTELMTEAFDSSEANAFPIVARGGVDRASITGYALEISQLPGVGRVDTAHGAFVDGASIDPGDEAATARFLRDDATWFNVVPDVEPISAEAESLIRTIRAADAPFDDVLVGGGTAAFIDTKDSILDNLPLAGALLFGATFVLLFLMFGSILVPLKAIVLNLLSLGATFGVMILVFQEGMFESVLGFTATGFTDISTPVLVFGIAFGLSMDYEVFLLSRIKEEYDRSGHNEDAIVDGIDRTGPLVSAAALLLTVTFLATATSSLSFLKLFGLGLAVAVVVDAFIVRITIVPALMAIAGRWNWWAPAPLRRFHDRWGLPDTDPDPVIDLTDVIDLRDPAPSTPPPGAFAAGDTREPVAPGRFAAGETPSDAQHRRR, encoded by the coding sequence GTGTTCTCACGACTGGGCAGATCGGCGGTGCGGCATCGCGGCGCCGCGCTGGGGCTCAGCGTCGCAGTCGTCGTCGCGTCGGTCGTCTTCGGCGTCGGCGTGCTCGACCGACTCGCAGGATCGGGCTTCGACGACCCCGACTCCGACTCGGTCGCCGCCCGCGCCGAACTCGACCGGCTGTTCGACACCGGCTTCACCGATGCCGCGTTCCTGTTGACCGTTCGGGACGCGGCCGGCGCCGACAGTCCCGCCGTCGACAGTCCCGAAGCGACCGCGGCCGGGCTCGCGTTCACCGAGGAGATCGCGTCGATGGAAGGCACCGACGATGTCGTGTCCTACTGGTCGGCGGGCTCCCCGCCGTCGCTGCGATCCCGCGACGGCACCCGCGCCCTGCTCCTCGTCCGCTTCCCCGGCGACGCCAACGACCCCGTTCGCGAAGAGCTGTCGATCCGGCTCACGGAGGACTTCGTGCTCGCCGCGCGCGGCCCGCTCGACGTGCAGATCGGCGGTCGTGATCCCGTCTTCGAACGCATCGGCATGGCCGCCGAGTCCGATCTCGCGACCGCGGAGCTCATCGCCATACCGATCACACTCCTCCTGCTCCTCGTCGTGTTCCGATCGCTCGTCGCCGCGCTCGTCCCTGCTCTCGTCGGCGTGGCGACCATCATCGGGGCCCTGCTGGTCCTCTACCTGGTCACGCTGTTCACCGATGTCTCGATCTTCGCGATCAATCTCGTGGCGACCCTCGGGCTCGGCCTGGCGATCGACTACTCGTTGCTGATCGTCACCCGGTACCGGGAGGAACGGGCGAGCGGCCTCGATGTCGACGCCGCCGTCGTGCGCACCGTCGAGACCGCCGGGCGAACCGTCGCGTTCAGCGGCCTGACGGTGGCGGTCTCGTTGTCGGCTCTGCTGGTGTTCCCCATCTACTTCCTTCGCTCGTTCGCCTACGCCGGGATCGGGGTGATCGGTTTCGCCCTGCTCCTCTCGGTGGTCGCCCTCCCCGCCGCGCTCAGCCTTCTCGGCGACCGCATCGAAGCCGGCGCCGTTCGCAGGCGAAGGATCCGCCGTCACGGCATCAGCGTGTGGCGGGAGCAGGCCGACCGGGTCGTCGATCACCCCTGGCGCTATCTGGTCCTCGGCGCCGTTGGTCTCGCCGCGATGGCGGTCCCGTTCCTGGGTGTCGAGTGGGGCGAGTCCGACCATCGTTCGCTCGCGCCGGATGATCCCGTCCGGGCGACGACGGAGCTGATGACCGAGGCGTTCGACTCGTCCGAGGCGAATGCGTTCCCCATCGTCGCGCGCGGGGGCGTCGACCGCGCGTCGATCACCGGCTACGCACTGGAGATCTCGCAACTGCCGGGGGTGGGCCGGGTCGACACCGCGCACGGTGCCTTCGTCGACGGCGCCTCGATCGACCCGGGCGACGAGGCGGCGACCGCTCGGTTTCTTCGCGACGACGCGACCTGGTTCAACGTCGTGCCCGACGTCGAACCGATCAGCGCCGAGGCGGAGTCGTTGATCCGCACGATCCGTGCCGCGGACGCGCCGTTCGACGACGTGCTCGTCGGTGGAGGCACCGCGGCGTTCATCGACACCAAGGACTCCATCCTCGACAATCTTCCGCTCGCCGGCGCACTGCTCTTCGGCGCGACCTTCGTGCTCCTCTTCCTCATGTTCGGGAGCATCCTCGTCCCGCTCAAGGCGATCGTCCTCAACCTGCTGAGCCTCGGCGCCACCTTCGGCGTCATGATCCTCGTCTTCCAGGAGGGCATGTTCGAGTCCGTCCTCGGCTTCACGGCGACCGGGTTCACCGACATCAGTACCCCGGTGCTCGTCTTCGGCATCGCGTTCGGGTTGAGCATGGACTACGAGGTCTTCCTGCTGTCGCGCATCAAGGAGGAGTACGACCGCAGCGGCCACAACGAGGACGCCATCGTCGACGGGATCGACCGGACGGGGCCCCTCGTCTCCGCAGCGGCCCTGCTGTTGACGGTGACGTTCCTCGCCACCGCGACCTCGAGCCTGAGCTTCCTCAAGCTGTTCGGGCTCGGACTCGCGGTCGCCGTCGTGGTCGACGCGTTCATCGTCCGCATCACGATCGTTCCCGCGCTGATGGCGATCGCCGGCCGGTGGAACTGGTGGGCGCCCGCCCCACTGCGGCGCTTCCACGACCGATGGGGCCTGCCCGACACCGATCCCGATCCGGTCATCGACCTCACCGACGTGATCGACCTGCGGGACCCGGCCCCGTCGACCCCGCCGCCAGGAGCCTTCGCCGCAGGCGATACTCGGGAACCGGTGGCGCCGGGACGTTTCGCCGCAGGCGAAACTCCAAGCGATGCGCAGCATCGCCGCCGGTAG